A genomic region of Camelus ferus isolate YT-003-E chromosome 11, BCGSAC_Cfer_1.0, whole genome shotgun sequence contains the following coding sequences:
- the FRAT2 gene encoding GSK-3-binding protein FRAT2, with product MPCRREEEEEAGEEAEEEEEEEEEDSFLLLEQSVTLGSSGEVDRLVAQIGETLQLDAAQDRPASPCAPPGPSLQTSRPPAAVREDRARAPALPLLLPPEAGGPASPGALRCTLGDRGRVRSRAAPYFVAELAAGPSALPGPCRRGWLRGAVASRRLQQRRWPPAGARASDDDPHRLLQQLVLSGNLIKEAVRRLQRAVAAVAATGPAGAPGPGARLRGPDPVALQPSGGLH from the coding sequence ATGCCGTGccggagggaggaggaagaggaagccggCGAGGAagcggaggaagaggaggaggaggaggaggaggacagcttCCTCCTGCTGGAACAGTCGGTGACGCTGGGCAGCTCGGGCGAGGTGGACCGGCTGGTGGCCCAGATCGGCGAGACGCTTCAGCTGGACGCGGCTCAGGACCGCCCAGCCTCCCCGTGCGCGCCCCCGGGGCCATCGCTGCAGACCTCGCGGCCCCCGGCGGCAGTGCGGGAGGACAGGGCCCGGGCTCCGGCGCTGCCGCTGCTTCTGCCGCCCGAAGCCGGGGGCCCGGCCTCCCCGGGAGCCTTGCGCTGCACTCTCGGGGACCGCGGCCGCGTGCGGAGCCGGGCTGCGCCCTATTTTGTGGCCGAGCTCGCCGCAGGCCCCAGCGCGCTGCCGGGTCCGTGCCGGCGAGGATGGCTGCGGGGCGCTGTCGCCTCCCGCCGCCTGCAACAGCGCCGATGGCCTCCAGCCGGGGCGCGCGCCAGCGACGACGACCCGCACCGGCTCCTGCAGCAGCTGGTGCTCTCGGGGAACCTCATCAAGGAAGCCGTGCGGAGGCTCCAGCGAGCCGTCGCCGCGGTTGCAGCCACAGGCCCCGCGGGCGCCCCTGGGCCCGGCGCCAGGCTCAGGGGACCGGACCCGGTTGCCCTGCAGCCCTCCGGCGGCTTGCACTGA
- the FRAT1 gene encoding proto-oncogene FRAT1, with protein MPCRREEEEEAGEEAEEEEEGEEEEDSFLLLKQSVTLGSSGEVDRLVARISETLQLDAAQDRPASPCVHPGPTVQPPRPPAAVREDRARIAALPLLLPPEAGGPAPPGALRCALGDRGRVRGRTAPYFVAELVGGPSALSSLPPQPSLDGPSGTDKLDAPQPLSGPCRRGWLRGAAASRRLQQLRGPQPQARTGDDDPHRLLQQLVLSGNLIKEAVRRLHSRRLQLHAKLPQRPRLGPLSAPVHEPPLPHSPRAACSDPGASGRRAQLRTGDSVLVPSS; from the coding sequence ATGCCGTGccggagggaggaggaagaggaagccggCGAGGAagcggaggaagaggaggaaggggaggaggaggaggacagcttCCTCCTGCTGAAACAGTCGGTGACGCTGGGCAGCTCGGGCGAGGTGGACCGGCTGGTGGCCCGGATCAGCGAGACGCTGCAGCTGGACGCGGCGCAGGACCGCCCGGCCTCCCCATGCGTGCACCCGGGCCCGACGGTGCAGCCCCCGCGACCCCCGGCGGCGGTGCGGGAGGACAGGGCCCGGATAGCCGCGCTGCCGCTGCTTCTGCCGCCCGAAGCCGGAGGCCCGGCGCCCCCAGGAGCCCTGCGCTGTGCCCTCGGGGACCGCGGTCGCGTGCGGGGCCGGACTGCGCCCTATTTTGTGGCCGAGCTCGTTGGAGGCCCCAGCGCGCTGTCCTCATTGCCCCCTCAGCCCAGCCTTGATGGGCCTTCGGGAACCGACAAGCTGGACGCCCCACAGCCGCTGTCGGGCCCGTGCCGGCGAGGATGGCTGCGGGGCGCCGCCGCCTCCCGCCGCCTGCAGCAGCTACGTGGGCCCCAGCCCCAAGCCCGCACCGGCGACGACGACCCGCACCGACTTCTGCAGCAGCTGGTGCTCTCGGGGAACCTCATCAAGGAGGCTGTGCGGAGGCTTCATTCGCGACGGCTGCAGTTACACGCAAAGCTTCCCCAACGCCCGCGCCTGGGCCCTCTGTCGGCCCCAGTGCATGAGCCGCCTTTGCCCCACAGCCCTCGCGCGGCTTGCAGCGACCCTGGCGCGTCCgggaggagggcacagctcagaaCTGGCGACAGCGTTCTAGTCCCCAGCAGCTAA